Proteins encoded in a region of the Malaciobacter mytili LMG 24559 genome:
- the phnE gene encoding phosphonate ABC transporter, permease protein PhnE codes for MQLEEIKRKTNPFKLSNTIIILVIVIIFLNSWSSTNMDIASLLDGWKYMNEYIKGNENIENSGFFPPNTDFDDIKTYALSMLETIQMAVVALVLSIILAVPLSYMSSRNILNILIPGNSIFHLALKKSIYAFATLIANIFRSINEIVWALIFVSAVGLGPMAGILALGVHTAGVLSKLLSEGNESIDPGPVEALTTTGASFFKVLVYAVIPQTMPHFISMVLYRFESDVRSASILGFVGAGGIGFYLFDKIRAFENGDVCTIIIIIVISVWIFDKISAKIRERFI; via the coding sequence ATGCAATTAGAAGAAATAAAAAGAAAAACCAATCCTTTTAAATTAAGTAATACAATAATAATTCTTGTAATAGTTATTATTTTTTTAAATAGTTGGAGTTCAACCAATATGGATATAGCTTCATTACTTGATGGTTGGAAATATATGAATGAATATATTAAAGGCAATGAAAATATAGAAAATAGTGGGTTTTTCCCACCAAATACAGATTTTGATGATATAAAAACATATGCTTTATCTATGTTAGAAACAATACAAATGGCAGTTGTTGCACTTGTTTTATCAATAATACTTGCAGTGCCATTATCATATATGAGTTCTAGAAATATCTTAAATATATTAATTCCTGGAAACTCTATTTTTCACCTAGCATTAAAAAAGAGTATTTATGCTTTTGCAACATTAATTGCAAATATATTTAGATCAATAAATGAAATAGTTTGGGCTTTAATTTTTGTAAGTGCAGTGGGACTTGGTCCAATGGCAGGTATTTTAGCCTTAGGAGTACATACAGCTGGAGTTTTAAGTAAGCTTTTAAGTGAAGGCAATGAATCAATAGATCCAGGTCCTGTTGAAGCTTTAACAACAACAGGGGCTAGTTTTTTCAAGGTTTTAGTATATGCCGTTATTCCTCAAACTATGCCACATTTTATCTCTATGGTTTTATATAGATTTGAAAGTGATGTAAGAAGTGCTTCAATTTTAGGTTTTGTGGGTGCTGGTGGAATAGGGTTTTATTTATTTGACAAGATTAGAGCCTTTGAAAATGGTGATGTATGTACGATTATTATAATTATAGTTATATCAGTTTGGATATTTGACAAAATTAGTGCCAAGATTAGAGAAAGGTTTATTTAA
- a CDS encoding alpha-D-ribose 1-methylphosphonate 5-phosphate C-P-lyase PhnJ, which translates to MRYAFLDEEAKKEIRRSILKAIAIPGYIVSFASREMPVARGWGTGGLQVTLAIINESDTLKVIDQGCDGSVNAVNIRNFIHSVTNVKTTTSTKEASIIQTRHRVPEIELKEGQTLVYQVPMPDILETVEPNTAKAKLMHANANYSKLWVLLYEDTSMFGDSRISNRYPVLVNNRYAMDPSPIPKYDTLKLNNCKALQLFGAGREKKIYAIPPYTKVEPLKFEDKEFKVESFQGHFCNRCGSKNSFLDEVYLDDGRVKYFCNDTDYCDMNLQGKL; encoded by the coding sequence ATGAGATATGCATTTTTAGATGAAGAAGCAAAAAAAGAGATTAGAAGATCTATTTTAAAAGCAATTGCAATTCCTGGATATATTGTATCTTTTGCTTCAAGAGAGATGCCTGTAGCAAGAGGTTGGGGTACGGGTGGTTTGCAAGTAACCTTAGCAATTATAAATGAAAGTGATACTTTAAAAGTAATTGATCAAGGTTGTGATGGAAGTGTAAATGCTGTAAATATTAGAAATTTTATTCATTCAGTTACAAATGTGAAAACAACAACAAGTACTAAAGAGGCTTCTATTATTCAAACAAGACATAGGGTTCCTGAAATTGAGTTAAAAGAAGGACAAACTTTAGTATATCAAGTGCCTATGCCTGATATTTTAGAAACCGTAGAGCCAAATACTGCAAAGGCAAAATTAATGCACGCAAATGCAAATTATTCAAAATTATGGGTTTTACTATATGAAGATACTTCAATGTTTGGAGATAGTAGAATCTCAAATAGATACCCAGTATTAGTAAATAATAGATATGCAATGGATCCAAGTCCTATTCCTAAATATGATACTTTAAAATTAAATAATTGTAAGGCTTTACAACTATTTGGTGCAGGAAGAGAAAAAAAGATTTATGCTATTCCTCCTTATACAAAAGTAGAACCTTTAAAGTTTGAAGATAAAGAGTTTAAAGTTGAAAGTTTTCAAGGACATTTTTGTAATAGATGTGGAAGTAAAAATAGCTTTTTAGATGAAGTTTATTTAGATGATGGAAGAGTAAAGTATTTTTGTAATGATACAGATTATTGTGATATGAATTTACAAGGTAAATTATGA
- the phnL gene encoding phosphonate C-P lyase system protein PhnL has product MRLEVKNLDKTFKIYTRGSIEVKGFNNINFKLKKGEFLSLHGPSGAGKSSILKTLYRTYTTTSGNINYYKDDGTVIDIAKVDESEILKLRKEEVGYVSQFLQILPRVSAVDVVSQQLILKGESQEISRQKAKEMLDYLSIREELFDLSPLTFSGGEQQRVNIAKGIIAPKSLLLLDEPTASLDKKNTIRVIEKLKQLKQKGVAMVGIFHDLEAMEMITDKIYELKRV; this is encoded by the coding sequence ATGAGATTAGAAGTTAAAAATTTAGATAAAACCTTTAAAATATATACAAGAGGTTCAATAGAAGTAAAAGGGTTTAATAATATTAATTTTAAGTTAAAAAAAGGGGAGTTTTTATCTTTGCATGGACCAAGTGGAGCAGGAAAGTCTTCTATTCTTAAAACTTTATATAGAACATATACAACAACAAGTGGAAATATCAACTATTATAAAGATGATGGAACAGTTATTGATATAGCAAAAGTAGATGAAAGTGAAATTTTAAAACTAAGAAAAGAAGAAGTAGGGTATGTTTCTCAATTTTTACAAATACTTCCAAGGGTTAGTGCAGTTGATGTGGTAAGCCAACAATTGATTTTAAAAGGAGAGAGTCAAGAAATATCAAGACAAAAAGCAAAAGAGATGTTAGATTATCTTTCTATTAGAGAGGAGTTATTTGACCTTTCTCCTTTAACTTTTAGTGGAGGAGAACAACAAAGAGTAAATATTGCAAAAGGAATAATTGCTCCAAAGTCTTTATTACTTTTAGATGAACCAACTGCTTCTTTAGATAAAAAAAACACTATAAGAGTTATCGAGAAGTTAAAACAATTAAAACAAAAAGGCGTGGCAATGGTTGGTATTTTTCATGATTTAGAAGCTATGGAAATGATAACAGATAAAATTTATGAATTAAAAAGAGTATAA
- a CDS encoding ATP-binding cassette domain-containing protein, translating into MILDIKNLNRIFGKGCKFCLEETGALYNSSICPKCKSVVGVNKVNLSLNKGEVLGIVGESGSGKSTLLQLIYQDQKASSGEIFIKEFRNENGEKKNILEANLNELSYLKNSLMSMIYQNPRLGLNYNFSAGGNIAQKIIGSGNKNYEQIRKRALYFLDKTEIPTSRIDDYPERFSGGQQQRIQISKALSSNPKILLLDEPTTGLDLSVQAKILDLIKELQHEIGFSMIIVSHDLGVIKHLTDITVVMKNGQIVERGLTDQILEDPQHPYTQLLVSSIL; encoded by the coding sequence ATGATTTTAGATATTAAAAACTTAAATAGAATTTTTGGAAAAGGGTGCAAGTTTTGTTTAGAAGAAACAGGAGCTTTATATAATAGTTCAATTTGTCCTAAATGTAAAAGTGTAGTTGGTGTAAATAAGGTTAATCTTTCTTTAAATAAGGGAGAAGTTTTAGGAATTGTTGGAGAAAGTGGTAGTGGTAAATCAACTTTACTTCAATTAATCTATCAAGACCAAAAGGCTAGTAGTGGAGAGATTTTTATAAAAGAGTTTAGAAATGAAAATGGTGAAAAAAAGAATATTTTAGAGGCTAATTTAAATGAGTTGTCATATTTAAAAAACTCTTTAATGTCTATGATATATCAAAACCCAAGATTAGGATTGAATTATAATTTTTCTGCTGGGGGTAATATTGCACAAAAAATAATTGGTAGTGGAAATAAAAATTATGAACAAATTAGAAAAAGAGCCTTATACTTTTTAGATAAAACTGAAATTCCAACAAGTAGAATAGATGATTATCCTGAGAGGTTTTCAGGAGGACAACAACAAAGAATTCAAATTTCTAAAGCTTTATCAAGCAATCCTAAGATTTTATTATTAGATGAACCAACAACAGGACTTGATTTATCTGTTCAAGCAAAAATACTTGATTTAATAAAAGAGTTGCAACATGAAATTGGTTTTTCAATGATTATTGTATCACATGACTTGGGTGTAATAAAACATTTAACAGATATAACAGTTGTTATGAAAAATGGACAAATAGTTGAAAGAGGATTAACAGACCAAATCCTTGAAGACCCACAACATCCCTATACTCAACTATTAGTATCTTCAATACTATAA
- a CDS encoding carbon-phosphorus lyase complex subunit PhnI — translation MAYYAIKGGEDAIRNSLHFYKDKIENSNNLEEEKIINSLGFAIDKILSEGSLYSKKLASQAIKRSAGDLLNAAFFLRAHRSSCQRIGICKPLDVNNMKIKRRISSSFKDIEGGQILGASNDYEIKLLIEQESLEYNYENYSDKTNIIKSALTPLREDGLVKVLKEEEEPWDITRSFPLAPYPRSALMQMMSRGESGSMLGFAYTSMRGYGDVHPTIGDLRVGSLDINFTHPFSNKEVKIGEIEATSVECVGTFNKDEDDEVKLTTGFGFCFGENETKAISMSILDLTLYNNTYSVGTENIIASDFEMIMQHIDGIESFGFANHYKLPHYVTFQTDFQIFKSAKKYAQEEKE, via the coding sequence ATGGCATATTATGCAATTAAAGGTGGTGAAGATGCTATTAGAAACTCACTGCATTTTTATAAAGATAAAATAGAAAATTCAAATAACTTAGAAGAAGAAAAAATTATAAACTCTTTAGGTTTTGCTATTGATAAAATCTTAAGCGAGGGTTCACTTTATAGTAAAAAGTTAGCTTCTCAAGCTATAAAAAGAAGTGCAGGGGATTTATTAAATGCTGCATTTTTTCTAAGAGCCCATAGAAGTTCTTGTCAAAGAATAGGTATATGTAAACCTTTAGATGTAAATAATATGAAAATAAAAAGAAGAATTAGTTCAAGTTTTAAAGATATTGAAGGTGGTCAAATCTTAGGAGCTTCAAATGATTATGAAATAAAACTTTTAATTGAACAAGAGTCATTAGAGTATAACTATGAAAATTATAGTGATAAAACAAATATTATAAAAAGTGCCTTAACTCCTTTAAGAGAGGATGGCTTAGTAAAAGTATTAAAAGAAGAAGAGGAACCTTGGGATATTACAAGAAGTTTCCCCCTTGCTCCTTATCCTAGAAGTGCTTTAATGCAAATGATGAGTAGAGGCGAGAGTGGTTCTATGTTAGGGTTTGCTTATACTTCTATGAGAGGGTATGGAGATGTACATCCTACTATTGGAGATTTAAGAGTTGGTAGTTTAGATATAAATTTTACACATCCTTTTTCTAATAAGGAAGTAAAAATAGGTGAGATAGAAGCAACTTCTGTTGAATGTGTAGGAACTTTTAATAAAGATGAAGATGATGAAGTTAAACTAACTACAGGTTTTGGATTTTGTTTTGGAGAAAATGAAACTAAAGCTATTTCTATGTCAATTCTAGATTTAACTTTATATAACAATACATATAGTGTAGGAACTGAAAATATAATTGCAAGTGATTTTGAAATGATTATGCAACATATTGATGGAATTGAATCTTTTGGTTTTGCAAACCATTATAAATTGCCTCATTATGTAACTTTCCAAACAGATTTCCAAATATTTAAAAGTGCAAAGAAATATGCACAAGAAGAAAAGGAATAA
- a CDS encoding phosphonate C-P lyase system protein PhnG — MKREDINYFAQKATFEEVEKLYKKIDTNYNIKQLTAPTQQTLLVPVIDPVSNKQFYSGEVLVTSTIVQLEDEKGWSMVMDDYSQLSLYIAVLDAAFAKNIYKDEIEKLINNTKISLENQQKILNKKVNSTKVSFDLL; from the coding sequence ATGAAAAGAGAAGATATAAATTATTTTGCACAAAAAGCAACTTTTGAAGAAGTGGAAAAGTTATATAAAAAAATAGATACAAATTATAATATAAAGCAATTAACTGCTCCAACTCAACAAACACTATTAGTTCCTGTAATAGATCCAGTATCTAATAAACAGTTTTATAGTGGAGAGGTTTTAGTTACTTCAACTATAGTTCAACTTGAAGATGAAAAAGGTTGGTCTATGGTTATGGATGATTATTCGCAACTTTCTTTATATATAGCTGTTTTAGATGCAGCTTTTGCTAAAAATATATATAAAGATGAAATTGAAAAACTAATTAATAATACAAAAATTAGTTTAGAAAATCAACAAAAAATTTTAAATAAAAAAGTTAATTCAACAAAAGTTAGCTTTGATTTATTATAA
- a CDS encoding phosphonate C-P lyase system protein PhnH, with product MKNIDIEKLNRDNFKALMNALSLPGTINKIEPLFQSGLLAIANTLLYSQTSFYYNGLEEFTLIEAITNSKSENKNNCDYLFADNICKTLLENSKIGTVKDPEFSTTHIFKCKDFKGLNVRLSGPGIDGTKEVSLPIDREFLEVFKKKNSFFPLGNEIFFLSDNLEILALSRTTKIEVV from the coding sequence ATGAAAAATATTGATATTGAAAAATTAAATAGAGATAATTTTAAAGCCTTAATGAATGCTTTAAGTCTTCCTGGAACAATAAATAAAATTGAACCATTATTTCAATCAGGTCTTTTAGCAATTGCAAATACTTTATTATACTCTCAAACTTCATTTTATTATAACGGGTTAGAAGAGTTTACTTTAATAGAAGCCATTACAAATTCAAAAAGTGAAAATAAAAATAATTGTGATTATTTATTTGCAGATAATATTTGTAAAACTTTATTGGAAAATTCAAAAATAGGAACCGTAAAAGATCCAGAATTCTCAACTACGCATATTTTTAAATGTAAAGATTTTAAAGGTTTAAATGTAAGATTAAGTGGACCTGGAATAGATGGAACTAAAGAGGTTTCTTTACCTATTGATAGGGAATTTTTAGAGGTTTTTAAAAAGAAAAATTCATTTTTCCCTTTAGGTAATGAGATATTTTTTCTAAGTGATAACCTAGAGATTTTAGCACTTAGTAGAACAACAAAAATAGAGGTGGTATAA